A genomic region of Deinococcus sp. KSM4-11 contains the following coding sequences:
- a CDS encoding ATP-binding domain-containing protein produces MSSRSPVRLPAYTPHPDFELESDHLDGTVAAMLRQIEFWEDRDNLMGADLETSIILGDEAGEHAAMLSPHVKEPYFGSLRVRVGGREQTLYIGRHAFRDVKGPHSVVSWDSEVGSLFYSDVLGWTPRKGGQGVIRRRRQLDITQKQLLRVTDLYDEDTGGDTGGREEVLLRRLEEGSTAGMRDVVETLQPEQNEAMRAPVGVPVIIQGAAGSGKTTIGFHRLSWLTNTDRGVHQIRPEASMVLMPNKVLAAYAGRILPELGLGGVNVTTPETWAVGLLGLEKLEVTDRTLTLLLTDRDNTRRALAWRRAKLLGDARMLDVVRTHLWARFNAGITGRQLSESVEIPGRDLVQLTLSEADLAGLLRDVFAADPLDGYRAGLKRLIEAEALQRLNVPEDAEATVLRQLATGIQAILGRVFASTTPVTETRRLLASPEALAVSGLLTEREIALLQTDPLSGIPTPRRAYADVTEIPLMLTMQAFMGGIGRSVGRTLEVFDHVVLDEAQDYSPLLYALLARATRPGHLTALGDLNQGMHGYKGPSSWEAVQAQLPGAQVLTLNRTYRSTRQITQLGARIAATYNRAAQVQGVDRDGAEVQRYTALASETAELTLLAQAVKDARNAGHMNIAIVTRRGVDADRLSAALRDHDTDAQPITTQEHRYVGGLVILPVNLAKGLEFSAAIVASANADTYDESTEYERRLLYVSASRALHWLGLVSVGDLHPLIREG; encoded by the coding sequence ATGTCGTCGCGTTCTCCTGTCCGTCTGCCCGCGTATACGCCCCACCCTGACTTCGAACTGGAAAGTGATCACCTGGACGGCACGGTCGCGGCCATGCTGCGCCAGATCGAGTTCTGGGAAGACCGTGACAACCTGATGGGCGCCGACCTGGAGACCAGCATCATTCTGGGCGACGAGGCCGGGGAGCACGCGGCGATGCTGTCCCCGCATGTCAAGGAACCCTACTTCGGCTCGCTGAGGGTGCGGGTCGGCGGGCGCGAGCAGACGCTGTACATCGGCCGGCACGCCTTCCGCGACGTAAAGGGCCCGCACTCGGTGGTGTCCTGGGACTCGGAGGTCGGGAGCCTGTTCTACTCGGACGTGCTGGGCTGGACGCCGCGCAAGGGCGGTCAGGGCGTGATCCGCCGACGAAGGCAGCTGGACATCACGCAAAAGCAGCTGCTGCGCGTGACCGACCTGTACGACGAGGACACGGGGGGCGACACCGGCGGCCGTGAGGAAGTCCTGCTGCGCCGGCTGGAGGAAGGCAGCACGGCCGGAATGCGCGACGTGGTGGAAACGCTCCAGCCCGAGCAGAACGAGGCCATGCGCGCTCCGGTCGGGGTGCCCGTGATCATCCAGGGCGCGGCGGGCAGCGGCAAGACCACCATCGGCTTCCACCGGCTGTCGTGGTTGACGAACACCGACCGGGGCGTGCACCAGATCCGCCCGGAGGCGAGCATGGTGCTCATGCCGAACAAGGTGCTCGCCGCGTACGCCGGGCGCATCCTGCCGGAACTGGGACTGGGCGGCGTGAATGTCACCACGCCCGAGACGTGGGCGGTCGGGCTGCTCGGACTGGAGAAGCTGGAGGTCACCGATCGTACGTTGACGCTGCTGCTGACCGATCGGGACAACACCCGCCGGGCGCTGGCGTGGCGGCGCGCGAAACTGCTGGGCGACGCGCGGATGCTGGACGTGGTGCGCACGCACCTGTGGGCGCGCTTCAACGCGGGCATCACGGGACGCCAGCTCAGCGAGTCGGTCGAGATTCCTGGCCGCGACCTGGTTCAACTGACCCTCTCGGAGGCCGATCTGGCAGGCCTGCTGCGCGACGTCTTCGCGGCCGATCCGCTGGACGGTTACCGCGCCGGACTGAAGCGGCTTATCGAGGCCGAAGCGTTGCAGCGCCTGAATGTTCCCGAGGATGCAGAAGCGACCGTGCTGCGCCAGCTGGCGACCGGCATCCAGGCCATTCTGGGGCGGGTGTTCGCCAGCACTACGCCCGTCACGGAAACGCGGCGGCTGCTCGCCAGCCCCGAGGCCCTCGCGGTCAGTGGCCTGCTCACCGAACGCGAGATCGCCCTGCTCCAGACCGATCCCCTGAGTGGGATTCCCACCCCTCGCCGCGCCTACGCCGACGTCACCGAGATCCCCCTGATGCTCACCATGCAGGCCTTCATGGGGGGCATCGGGCGCAGCGTGGGGCGCACGCTGGAAGTCTTCGACCACGTGGTGCTCGACGAGGCGCAGGATTACAGCCCGCTCCTGTACGCGCTGCTGGCCCGCGCCACCCGCCCCGGCCACCTGACCGCCCTGGGGGACCTGAACCAGGGCATGCACGGCTACAAAGGCCCAAGTTCGTGGGAGGCCGTCCAGGCACAGCTTCCCGGCGCGCAGGTGCTCACCCTGAACCGCACCTACCGCTCGACCCGGCAGATCACCCAGCTCGGCGCGCGGATCGCCGCGACCTACAACCGCGCTGCCCAGGTGCAGGGCGTCGACCGCGACGGGGCCGAAGTCCAGCGCTACACAGCCCTCGCCAGCGAAACCGCCGAACTCACCCTGCTCGCCCAGGCCGTGAAGGACGCCCGGAACGCCGGTCACATGAATATCGCCATCGTCACCCGACGCGGCGTGGACGCCGACCGCCTGAGCGCCGCCCTGCGCGACCACGACACGGACGCCCAGCCCATCACCACCCAGGAGCACCGCTACGTCGGCGGCCTCGTGATCCTGCCCGTGAACCTCGCCAAGGGTCTGGAATTCAGCGCCGCCATCGTCGCCAGCGCGAATGCGGATACCTACGACGAGAGTACCGAGTACGAACGCCGCCTGCTGTACGTGTCGGCCAGCCGCGCCCTGCATTGGCTGGGGCTGGTCAGTGTGGGCGATCTGCATCCCCTGATCCGGGAAGGGTAG
- a CDS encoding LexA family transcriptional regulator, with amino-acid sequence MANPRARANQKPIPDWAEALRVRRVQLGLSQEDLAARTDDLVSQRTVSALETGATPLDKMAIARVVSLANALDWSIRQMQDATGIDLGAAIPTEWVQAGSGKQTLTSVADVMRVPVIGMASAGAPVNDEEDERIIGWEYPTADEYRPHMLVLQVDGESMNNGDAKGMQHGDRLYIDPRELELHEGRIYVVHVHGNGIVVKRARKLGSDWWLFSDNKDFAPTKPDQATIIGRVFFHQPRGMRL; translated from the coding sequence ATGGCCAATCCACGAGCACGGGCAAATCAGAAACCTATCCCAGACTGGGCGGAAGCCCTGAGGGTTCGCCGTGTGCAGCTTGGCCTTTCTCAAGAGGATTTGGCAGCGCGGACAGATGACCTCGTTTCACAACGCACAGTCTCCGCACTTGAAACTGGCGCAACTCCCCTCGACAAGATGGCCATAGCGCGAGTGGTCAGCTTAGCCAATGCATTGGACTGGAGCATTAGGCAGATGCAAGACGCTACAGGTATCGATCTCGGCGCAGCAATTCCTACTGAGTGGGTACAGGCGGGTTCGGGCAAGCAAACCCTCACAAGCGTCGCTGATGTCATGCGTGTCCCTGTTATAGGTATGGCCAGCGCCGGCGCGCCGGTCAATGACGAAGAGGACGAACGGATCATCGGCTGGGAGTACCCCACGGCTGACGAATACCGCCCCCACATGCTTGTGCTCCAGGTGGACGGCGAGAGCATGAACAACGGCGATGCGAAGGGAATGCAGCACGGCGATCGGCTCTACATCGATCCACGCGAGCTGGAACTGCACGAGGGCCGCATCTACGTGGTCCACGTCCACGGGAACGGGATCGTGGTCAAGCGGGCGCGAAAGCTGGGCAGCGACTGGTGGCTGTTCAGTGACAACAAAGACTTTGCCCCCACCAAGCCCGACCAGGCCACCATCATCGGCCGCGTGTTCTTCCACCAGCCACGCGGGATGCGGCTGTGA
- the miaB gene encoding tRNA (N6-isopentenyl adenosine(37)-C2)-methylthiotransferase MiaB: MVHTRCHLITYGCQMNEYDTHLVQSQLVSLGADIVSSVDEADVVLVNTCAVRGKPVEKVRSLLGDLRKIKARRPLVIGMMGCLAQLDEGQQIARAFGVDILLGPGSLLDIGKALEGNERFWALHFRDDLHAHVPPPPQGTLQAHLTIMRGCDHHCTYCIVPTTRGPQVSRSPDDILRELDGMLAAGVQEVTLLGQNVNAYGVDQGARLAGYPSFAQLLRQVGRSGVRRVKFTTSHPMNFTEDVAAAMADTPAICEFIHLPVQSGSDRVLRRMAREYTREQYLKHVADIRRHLPHAVMATDIIVGFPGETEQDFQDTLDLYDEVGFDSAYMFIYSPRPGTPSYTHFSDLPRDVKTERLGRLVARQKDWSARKNAAKVGTVQEVLLRGAAHDSGFLEGHTRGSHPTVVPRAAGADGPGIYPVRIDHATPHVLYGRVLDAQGQERPLLNFPEAGQQRPEAAALVSPLPMA; this comes from the coding sequence GTGGTTCATACGAGATGTCACTTAATCACCTACGGGTGCCAGATGAACGAGTACGACACGCACCTGGTGCAGAGCCAGCTGGTGTCGCTGGGCGCGGACATCGTGTCCAGCGTGGACGAGGCGGACGTGGTGCTGGTCAACACCTGCGCCGTGCGGGGCAAGCCGGTCGAGAAGGTGCGGTCGCTGCTGGGCGACCTGCGGAAGATCAAGGCGCGGCGACCGCTGGTGATCGGCATGATGGGCTGCCTGGCTCAACTGGACGAGGGGCAGCAGATCGCGCGGGCCTTCGGCGTGGACATTCTGCTGGGGCCGGGCAGTCTGCTGGACATCGGCAAGGCGCTGGAGGGCAACGAGCGCTTCTGGGCCCTGCACTTCCGGGATGACCTGCACGCGCACGTGCCGCCGCCACCGCAGGGCACACTCCAGGCGCACCTCACGATCATGCGCGGCTGCGACCACCACTGCACGTACTGCATCGTGCCCACCACGCGCGGCCCGCAGGTGAGCCGCTCGCCGGACGACATCCTGCGGGAACTGGACGGCATGCTGGCCGCCGGAGTGCAGGAGGTCACGCTGCTCGGGCAGAACGTGAACGCGTACGGCGTGGATCAGGGTGCCCGGCTGGCCGGGTATCCGTCCTTCGCGCAGCTGTTGAGGCAGGTGGGGCGCAGTGGCGTGCGGCGCGTGAAGTTCACGACGAGCCACCCCATGAACTTTACCGAGGACGTGGCCGCCGCGATGGCCGACACGCCCGCGATCTGCGAGTTCATTCACCTGCCGGTGCAGAGTGGAAGTGACCGTGTGCTCCGGCGCATGGCCCGCGAGTACACCCGCGAGCAGTACCTGAAGCATGTGGCCGATATCCGTCGGCACCTGCCTCACGCGGTCATGGCGACGGATATCATCGTGGGCTTTCCCGGCGAGACTGAGCAGGATTTCCAGGACACCCTCGACCTGTACGACGAGGTCGGGTTCGACAGCGCGTACATGTTCATCTATTCACCCCGGCCCGGTACGCCCAGCTACACCCATTTCAGCGACCTGCCCCGCGACGTGAAGACCGAACGCCTGGGCCGGCTGGTCGCCCGCCAGAAGGACTGGAGTGCCCGCAAGAACGCAGCGAAGGTCGGCACCGTGCAGGAGGTGCTGCTGCGCGGCGCCGCACACGACAGCGGTTTCCTGGAGGGCCACACGCGCGGCAGCCATCCGACAGTGGTTCCGCGTGCCGCCGGTGCGGACGGCCCCGGCATCTACCCGGTACGCATCGACCACGCCACGCCGCACGTGCTCTACGGCCGGGTATTGGATGCCCAGGGCCAGGAGCGGCCGCTCCTGAACTTTCCTGAGGCCGGACAACAACGGCCCGAGGCCGCCGCGCTGGTCAGCCCGCTCCCGATGGCCTGA
- a CDS encoding recombinase family protein has translation MPAAIYLRVSGKMQAGSDRYGLATQEHESRTYAARAGLRVARVYVDVISGTQDDRTAFQELLRDAHGYSVAILGVQDRLARDVALSYAMLGALQAAGLRVHSAAEGPLDLEDDTHALGFGIRAVIADQERRRIKARMYGGKLAKVRDRGLPVAPIRAYGWRDGAPDPETSGRVAWIFEQLETRGLNAVMQELEARGVPSPTGRPRWTRTAILKMIRNPLYRGEYGYGRKGERLTLPVQALVTPEQWQRSNAALSGRYKQQRRAGTLTHLYELQGVTRCGECGSAMSGHSPTPRGGDELRRRRYYHCRGTLQVQGARCDHRTYYPVSDLHQVVAEGLASLIQDPQLLRLALARGAQTVATLDVGHGRTDHARLDAEWERWKGALRAGAITPEELAVERRRIDAARASLTEEQPQALQVDPHAWLARAEASVATLPIGEALRAARVTVLVFRTGAVQFSIQP, from the coding sequence TTGCCCGCCGCCATCTATCTCCGCGTCTCCGGGAAGATGCAGGCAGGCTCTGACCGCTACGGCCTGGCCACGCAGGAACACGAGAGCAGGACCTACGCCGCCCGCGCGGGCCTGCGAGTGGCCCGCGTCTACGTGGACGTCATCAGTGGTACCCAGGACGACCGCACAGCCTTCCAGGAGCTGCTGAGGGACGCCCACGGGTACTCGGTGGCCATCCTTGGGGTGCAGGATCGACTGGCCCGTGATGTGGCGCTCTCCTACGCGATGCTGGGCGCGCTTCAGGCCGCAGGGCTGCGCGTTCACAGTGCTGCAGAAGGCCCCCTCGACCTTGAGGATGACACCCACGCCCTGGGCTTCGGGATCCGGGCGGTGATCGCCGACCAGGAGCGCCGGCGGATCAAGGCCAGGATGTATGGCGGGAAGCTGGCCAAGGTGCGCGATCGCGGGCTGCCGGTCGCGCCCATCCGTGCCTACGGGTGGAGGGACGGCGCGCCGGATCCGGAAACATCGGGGCGCGTGGCCTGGATCTTCGAGCAGCTGGAGACACGTGGCCTGAACGCAGTCATGCAGGAGCTGGAAGCCCGTGGGGTGCCCTCCCCTACCGGGCGGCCGCGCTGGACGCGCACGGCCATCCTGAAGATGATCCGGAATCCCCTCTACCGTGGGGAGTATGGGTATGGCCGCAAGGGCGAGCGGCTGACGCTGCCCGTGCAGGCCCTGGTCACGCCGGAGCAGTGGCAGCGCAGCAATGCGGCGCTGAGCGGCCGCTACAAGCAGCAGCGCCGCGCTGGCACCCTGACGCACCTGTACGAATTGCAGGGCGTGACCCGGTGTGGCGAGTGCGGGAGCGCCATGAGTGGCCACAGCCCCACGCCTCGCGGCGGAGATGAGCTACGTCGGCGGCGCTACTACCACTGCCGGGGCACGCTCCAAGTGCAGGGCGCGCGATGCGACCACCGCACCTACTACCCAGTGAGCGACCTGCACCAGGTCGTGGCGGAGGGCCTAGCCAGCCTGATCCAGGATCCGCAGCTGCTGCGCCTGGCCCTGGCCCGTGGCGCGCAGACGGTGGCCACGCTCGACGTCGGCCATGGCCGTACCGATCACGCTCGGCTAGACGCGGAGTGGGAACGCTGGAAGGGCGCGCTGCGCGCCGGGGCGATCACGCCGGAGGAACTGGCCGTGGAGCGCCGCCGCATCGATGCGGCGCGGGCGTCGCTCACCGAGGAACAGCCACAGGCACTCCAGGTGGATCCGCACGCCTGGCTGGCCAGGGCTGAGGCCAGCGTGGCCACCCTGCCGATTGGGGAAGCGCTGCGGGCAGCGCGCGTGACGGTTCTGGTGTTCCGGACTGGCGCGGTACAATTCAGCATTCAGCCCTGA
- a CDS encoding helix-turn-helix transcriptional regulator: MPSQSYALTQLKPLREWRHLTQAQLADLSGVKLTTIQKHERGVQRSAALDVAAPLARALQVSIDALYDASISNKLLQKNAAPLLRMASPQETPHEE; the protein is encoded by the coding sequence ATGCCTTCGCAGAGCTACGCCCTGACGCAGTTAAAGCCGCTGCGGGAGTGGCGTCACCTCACTCAGGCACAGCTTGCAGACCTCTCTGGCGTAAAGTTGACGACGATACAGAAACACGAGCGCGGCGTGCAAAGAAGTGCTGCTCTGGACGTCGCTGCACCTCTAGCGAGGGCGCTACAGGTGAGCATCGACGCTCTTTACGATGCATCGATTAGCAACAAACTGCTACAGAAAAATGCTGCCCCGCTCCTGCGTATGGCTTCCCCACAGGAGACACCCCATGAAGAGTGA